The following are encoded together in the Halobaculum limi genome:
- a CDS encoding response regulator transcription factor, which produces MTTTDSPSVLVVDDEEPLVELYARYLASRYTVQTATSGKQAVELADDSLDVVLLDRRMPQMSGDKVLRALREEGVTAQVAMLTAVEPKASIVEMPFDDYRLKPVDKADLLGLVEVLVERNEYDKQSQEFFALAAKRATLQTAGKTDTEKYEELTEQLEETREHIDTSLDKVGAEAAFADLAADD; this is translated from the coding sequence ATGACGACGACGGACTCGCCGAGTGTCCTTGTTGTCGACGACGAGGAGCCGCTGGTCGAACTGTACGCCCGCTATCTTGCATCACGATATACCGTTCAGACTGCAACGAGCGGCAAGCAGGCGGTCGAACTGGCAGACGACTCACTCGACGTAGTGTTGCTCGACCGACGTATGCCTCAGATGAGCGGTGACAAGGTGTTGCGCGCACTTCGTGAAGAGGGTGTGACGGCACAGGTGGCGATGCTCACTGCCGTCGAACCGAAGGCGAGCATCGTCGAGATGCCATTCGACGACTACCGACTCAAGCCAGTGGACAAAGCCGACCTCCTCGGTCTCGTAGAGGTGCTTGTTGAACGGAACGAATATGATAAGCAAAGTCAGGAGTTCTTCGCGCTCGCGGCCAAACGAGCGACCCTACAGACGGCGGGAAAGACGGATACCGAAAAGTACGAAGAGTTGACCGAGCAACTGGAGGAGACGCGCGAACACATCGACACTAGCTTGGATAAAGTAGGCGCAGAAGCAGCGTTCGCCGACCTAGCGGCTGACGACTGA
- a CDS encoding RNA-guided endonuclease InsQ/TnpB family protein gives MNYNYRYRLRPSDALEEQLAWTADTCRQVYNHFLHRLNRTDDTSAYSEQKRLPSLKTWWNDLKDVHSKVLQKVVQRLYDNLSTLRGRKENGYHVGTLKWKAPDEYRSFTYSQSGFKLKNTSGRTRLWLSKLGDIPLIFHRDLPDDAKIKTVTVKREPTGKWYAILGVETPDDSPAKPETPEKCVGIDVGILKYAHDTDGTAVESFDLSDERERLERAQRDLSRKEHGSANWEKQRRVVAERHAELKNKRRDFLHKLSNYYAREYDFVAVEDLDAKGLIELPGNSRNRAGAAWGTFLRMLEYKCKREGTYFVAVNPRGTTKECASCDVSTEKPLWVREHSCPACGFEADRDANAAWNILSRGIKLLGAGRSESTPVETALPVDTSVSAKRVVETGSPTLKREPTGER, from the coding sequence GTGAACTACAACTACAGGTATCGACTCCGACCGTCCGACGCTCTCGAAGAACAGTTAGCGTGGACTGCCGATACCTGTAGACAGGTCTACAACCACTTCCTCCATCGCCTGAATCGCACCGACGACACGTCGGCATACAGCGAGCAGAAACGCTTGCCGAGTCTCAAGACGTGGTGGAACGACCTGAAAGACGTTCACTCGAAGGTTCTTCAGAAAGTCGTACAACGGCTGTACGATAACCTCTCAACGCTTCGTGGGCGTAAAGAGAATGGCTACCACGTCGGGACGCTCAAGTGGAAAGCCCCGGACGAGTACCGCAGTTTCACCTACAGTCAATCCGGCTTCAAGCTCAAGAACACGAGCGGTCGGACAAGACTGTGGCTCTCGAAACTCGGAGACATACCCCTCATCTTCCACCGCGACCTGCCCGACGACGCCAAAATCAAGACTGTCACCGTCAAACGCGAACCCACCGGCAAGTGGTACGCTATCCTCGGCGTCGAAACCCCGGACGACTCGCCCGCGAAACCGGAGACTCCCGAGAAGTGCGTCGGTATCGACGTAGGGATTCTTAAGTACGCCCACGACACGGACGGAACAGCTGTCGAATCGTTCGATCTGTCCGATGAACGTGAGCGGTTGGAACGCGCCCAACGCGACCTCTCGCGGAAGGAACACGGTTCCGCAAATTGGGAGAAACAGCGCCGTGTCGTGGCCGAGCGTCACGCCGAGTTGAAAAACAAGCGACGGGACTTCTTGCACAAGTTGTCAAACTACTACGCCCGCGAATACGACTTCGTGGCCGTGGAGGACTTGGACGCAAAGGGCTTGATCGAACTGCCTGGCAACTCGCGGAACCGAGCGGGAGCGGCGTGGGGAACGTTCCTGCGGATGCTCGAATACAAGTGCAAACGCGAAGGAACGTATTTTGTCGCGGTGAATCCTCGTGGGACGACGAAAGAGTGTGCGTCCTGCGACGTTTCGACGGAGAAGCCGCTGTGGGTGCGCGAGCATTCGTGTCCGGCGTGTGGGTTTGAAGCGGACAGAGATGCGAACGCGGCGTGGAATATCCTGTCTCGCGGTATCAAGCTGTTAGGAGCGGGACGCTCCGAATCAACGCCTGTGGAGACTGCGCTCCCTGTGGATACCTCGGTATCTGCAAAGCGCGTCGTGGAAACAGGAAGCCCGACCCTCAAGCGCGAGCCGACAGGCGAGCGGTAG
- a CDS encoding histidine kinase dimerization/phospho-acceptor domain-containing protein, producing MNSPSAGDELVVKPGGLLIAAVGFLSTRFLLAEIVYTDGGGALARAVPLAFGLGVALYGVGLAVSTHDREYARTVATWFLVGSGFMTLTTALVTASGMGGPSGASLGSIIATMAIAGGGAGVVVGVRTAAANRSRRTLARQAEQNVLLNRRLRHELLNSLTVIRGHTDMLLDDAPDRERSREAVRSAVERIEETVYSVGFLVRTADDTEAALSPVELDTAVESCRESLPSTVAEWITAPPTVRVRADDNLPTLLTELVSLPGGDADSTTPRVDFDADATSVAITVSAPGDWLDERAREVLVDGVPEYEHNDVDYGIPILRLLVAQYGGTTTVERSDGETAVRVDLLRTGERAPPRDSSGVDTGTLWRSLGIGVVAGVVMGWVLTAGFGSLAVIGALYGAELSVTGWVAHLFHSAVFATVFAVVATKSRLSAYADSPGGTVALGVAWGAILWVVASGVVLSLWLNAIGIPASVPSFEPVSLVGHVVWGAVVAGLWWLLPESVPVPWGAQTEA from the coding sequence GTGAACAGTCCCTCCGCCGGCGACGAACTCGTGGTGAAGCCTGGCGGTCTCCTCATCGCCGCCGTCGGCTTTCTCTCGACGCGATTTCTCCTCGCGGAGATCGTCTACACGGACGGCGGGGGCGCACTGGCCCGGGCCGTTCCACTGGCGTTCGGTCTCGGAGTTGCCCTCTACGGCGTCGGCCTCGCCGTCTCGACGCACGACCGCGAGTACGCACGAACCGTTGCGACGTGGTTCCTCGTCGGCAGCGGCTTTATGACGCTCACGACCGCGCTCGTAACCGCGAGCGGGATGGGCGGACCCAGCGGCGCGTCGCTGGGAAGTATCATCGCGACGATGGCCATCGCCGGCGGCGGCGCCGGCGTGGTCGTCGGGGTTCGCACCGCCGCCGCGAACCGGAGCAGACGCACACTCGCACGACAGGCCGAACAGAACGTCCTCTTGAACCGTCGCCTCCGGCACGAACTTCTCAACTCGCTCACCGTGATCCGCGGACACACCGATATGCTCCTCGACGACGCACCCGACCGCGAGCGGAGTCGAGAGGCGGTTCGATCGGCCGTTGAACGTATCGAAGAGACTGTCTACTCGGTCGGCTTCCTCGTCCGAACGGCCGACGACACCGAGGCAGCCCTCTCCCCAGTCGAACTCGACACGGCCGTCGAGTCGTGTCGAGAATCTCTCCCGTCGACGGTCGCAGAGTGGATCACAGCACCGCCGACCGTCCGCGTCCGAGCGGACGACAACCTACCCACGCTGTTGACGGAACTGGTATCACTCCCCGGCGGCGACGCCGACAGCACCACCCCGCGCGTCGACTTCGACGCCGACGCCACGTCGGTCGCCATCACCGTGAGCGCCCCCGGCGACTGGCTCGACGAGCGTGCGCGAGAGGTACTCGTCGACGGCGTGCCGGAGTACGAGCACAACGACGTCGACTACGGCATACCGATCCTCCGCTTGCTCGTCGCACAGTACGGCGGGACGACGACCGTCGAGCGATCGGACGGCGAGACGGCCGTTCGCGTCGACCTCCTTCGGACTGGCGAACGTGCGCCGCCGCGCGACAGTTCGGGCGTCGACACCGGGACGCTGTGGAGGTCGCTCGGCATCGGCGTCGTCGCGGGCGTCGTGATGGGATGGGTGTTGACCGCCGGGTTCGGCTCGCTGGCCGTCATCGGGGCACTGTACGGCGCGGAGCTGTCGGTCACCGGATGGGTCGCCCACCTGTTCCACAGCGCCGTGTTCGCCACCGTGTTCGCCGTCGTCGCGACGAAGAGTCGGCTGTCGGCGTACGCCGACTCACCGGGCGGGACCGTCGCACTCGGCGTCGCGTGGGGCGCGATCTTGTGGGTCGTCGCGAGTGGCGTCGTGTTGAGCCTGTGGCTCAACGCCATCGGTATCCCCGCGTCCGTCCCGAGTTTCGAACCGGTCTCGCTGGTCGGGCACGTCGTCTGGGGAGCCGTCGTCGCTGGCCTCTGGTGGCTCCTGCCGGAGTCGGTTCCTGTCCCGTGGGGAGCGCAGACTGAGGCGTGA
- a CDS encoding CBS domain-containing protein, protein MTVDELMRTSVITARPDHSASDLAVLMRDEQVGSVVITEDGKPTGIVTDRDLAVGVVAESADPDSKTARELMSNDVVTVPHDIGVFELCDEFAEARVRRMPVVGDDDTLAGIVTLDDLHVLLVDEQGDLARAVQASIPPY, encoded by the coding sequence ATGACCGTAGACGAGCTTATGCGAACGTCGGTGATCACTGCACGACCAGACCACTCCGCGAGCGACCTCGCGGTACTAATGCGCGACGAACAGGTCGGGAGCGTCGTCATCACGGAGGACGGCAAGCCGACCGGAATCGTCACTGACCGCGACCTAGCGGTCGGCGTTGTCGCCGAGAGCGCCGACCCCGACTCGAAGACGGCGCGGGAGTTGATGTCGAACGACGTGGTCACCGTTCCGCACGACATCGGCGTGTTCGAACTGTGTGACGAGTTCGCGGAGGCTCGCGTTCGCCGGATGCCGGTCGTCGGCGACGACGACACGCTCGCCGGAATCGTCACTCTCGACGACCTCCACGTTCTTCTCGTCGACGAACAGGGCGACCTCGCACGTGCGGTGCAAGCGTCGATTCCGCCGTACTGA
- a CDS encoding DUF7526 family protein, with product MTERFDVEVLHVISPEEVADADLEPTLADAAEGRYVVVCRAGGVPSWIERIRAFVARDPIEAVTIVTDEPATEGEELSLVVEETDLSGVYEAVERV from the coding sequence GTGACTGAACGGTTCGACGTCGAGGTGTTACACGTCATTTCCCCCGAGGAGGTGGCTGACGCCGACTTAGAACCCACGCTGGCCGACGCCGCCGAGGGGCGGTACGTCGTAGTATGTCGTGCTGGTGGTGTGCCCTCGTGGATCGAGCGTATCCGTGCATTCGTCGCACGCGACCCGATAGAGGCAGTGACTATCGTGACCGACGAACCGGCGACGGAGGGTGAGGAACTCTCGCTGGTTGTCGAGGAGACAGACCTCTCCGGCGTGTACGAAGCGGTCGAACGGGTGTGA
- a CDS encoding FAD-dependent oxidoreductase: protein MTDPVVVVGGDAAGLSAASKLTREDPEREVIVFERGAWVSYAHCGIPYYVKGEVDDLTDLLSLRPEDVDDRGIDLRRRHEVTAVDTDAHTVTVEGPDGSFEQSYGNLLVATGASAVSDPIPGSELDGAFTIHGLDSAATVRAAVTPPEEFSLEALGGGSFVDAERARYYGERPAPDRVAIVGGGYVGVEMAEAFAAWDVETHLFQRSQRLLPAFGDAVAETVESHLEEMGVHLHMGTPVDRLTGTDGNVTGLVCTDGTELSIGLAVVGIGVRPNVDLLRDTPVELGDSGAVAVDEYGQTNVDEVYAAGDCAEDRHAVTGEPAWVPLGLTANRAGRAIGQTLAGTPTPVGDIAGTAVVKAFEQECGRTGIIDAEEARDAGFDPVSRTITAGSRSGYYPGNSETTVTLVADRDSGRLLGGSIVGEDRAAIRIDTVATALESGLTVAEVERLDLAYAPPFSPVWDPVLVAAKVLNGALNE from the coding sequence GTGACAGATCCAGTCGTCGTCGTCGGTGGAGACGCAGCGGGGTTGAGCGCGGCGAGTAAGCTGACCCGCGAGGACCCCGAACGCGAGGTGATCGTCTTCGAACGCGGAGCGTGGGTGTCGTACGCTCACTGCGGCATCCCGTACTACGTCAAAGGCGAGGTAGACGACCTCACCGACCTGCTATCGCTTCGTCCCGAAGACGTCGATGACCGCGGCATCGACCTCCGACGACGCCACGAGGTGACGGCTGTCGACACTGACGCTCACACCGTCACCGTCGAGGGACCGGACGGGTCGTTCGAGCAGTCATACGGCAACCTCCTCGTGGCGACCGGTGCGAGCGCCGTCTCTGACCCCATTCCCGGGAGCGAGCTTGACGGCGCGTTCACCATCCACGGCCTCGACTCGGCGGCGACCGTCCGCGCGGCAGTGACGCCCCCGGAGGAATTCTCCCTCGAGGCCCTCGGCGGCGGCTCGTTCGTCGACGCCGAGCGTGCCCGCTACTACGGCGAGCGACCCGCACCCGACCGCGTCGCCATCGTCGGCGGCGGCTACGTCGGCGTCGAGATGGCGGAGGCATTTGCCGCGTGGGACGTCGAAACCCACCTGTTCCAGCGGTCACAGCGTCTGCTCCCTGCCTTTGGCGACGCCGTCGCGGAGACGGTCGAATCCCACCTCGAGGAGATGGGCGTGCATCTGCATATGGGAACGCCAGTCGACCGTCTCACCGGGACCGATGGAAACGTGACCGGCCTCGTGTGTACGGACGGAACAGAGCTGAGTATCGGCCTCGCAGTCGTCGGTATCGGGGTGCGTCCGAACGTCGACCTCCTCCGCGATACGCCGGTCGAACTCGGCGACAGCGGGGCAGTTGCCGTCGATGAGTACGGCCAAACGAACGTCGATGAGGTGTACGCTGCCGGCGACTGCGCCGAGGACCGCCACGCCGTCACCGGCGAACCAGCGTGGGTGCCACTCGGTCTGACGGCGAATCGGGCAGGCAGAGCTATCGGACAGACGCTCGCGGGGACGCCGACCCCCGTCGGTGATATCGCGGGAACAGCCGTCGTCAAGGCGTTCGAGCAAGAGTGCGGGCGAACCGGGATCATCGACGCTGAGGAAGCACGTGACGCAGGGTTTGACCCTGTCTCCCGAACTATTACCGCCGGGTCGCGCTCAGGGTACTACCCTGGAAATTCGGAGACGACCGTGACGCTCGTCGCCGACCGAGACTCGGGACGGCTCCTCGGCGGCAGCATCGTCGGCGAGGACCGCGCGGCGATTCGGATCGACACGGTGGCGACGGCACTGGAGAGTGGTCTCACCGTCGCCGAAGTCGAACGCCTCGACTTGGCGTACGCGCCGCCGTTCAGTCCGGTGTGGGATCCGGTGCTGGTGGCGGCGAAGGTACTCAACGGGGCACTAAACGAGTAA
- a CDS encoding glycerate kinase type-2 family protein: MDDERDAADAVAAQDSTASQAVDTARACLRAGIEAAEPAIVVSSTLALDGNMLTVGDATHDLGAFNRVIVVGGGKAGAGVATALENLLGDRIDEGLVVCDETDDDARIRRVRGGHPTPTAAGVEATRAVERLVADADEETLVLAVVTGGASAMLAAPVEAVDLAALRETTDALVRSGASIDEINAVRKHLSRVKGGRLAATAAPATVVTLAFSDVVGDDCSVIGSGPTAPDESTYADALDVLDRYDLDVPGAVRDYLTRGAAGAEAETPGPDDPVFDRGSVHVLASAHTALTAAAETARDRGYEPMLLSARIRGEAREVGRTHAAIAEELADSGNPVDPPAVVISGGETTVTVRGDGNGGPNLECALAAAVEFADGRSPVQGADCAFLAADTDGNDGGTDHAGAVVTPETVADAAAARSALGDNDALGAFTGSDWLVTTDATGTNVNDFRIVVVEGSVD, translated from the coding sequence ATGGACGACGAACGCGACGCCGCCGACGCGGTCGCCGCACAGGATTCGACGGCGTCACAGGCGGTCGACACAGCGCGGGCCTGCCTCCGGGCTGGAATCGAGGCAGCGGAGCCAGCGATCGTCGTCTCGTCGACGCTTGCGCTCGACGGTAACATGCTGACGGTCGGTGACGCGACGCACGATCTGGGCGCGTTCAATCGGGTCATTGTCGTCGGCGGCGGGAAGGCGGGCGCGGGGGTCGCGACCGCCCTTGAGAACCTGCTGGGAGACCGAATCGACGAGGGACTCGTCGTCTGTGACGAGACGGACGACGACGCCCGTATCCGTCGCGTGCGCGGTGGTCACCCGACGCCGACCGCGGCAGGCGTCGAGGCGACTCGTGCGGTCGAACGACTCGTGGCAGACGCAGACGAGGAGACGCTCGTGCTCGCCGTCGTCACCGGCGGCGCGAGTGCGATGCTCGCCGCGCCAGTCGAGGCAGTCGACCTCGCAGCGCTCCGGGAGACGACCGACGCGCTGGTTCGATCCGGCGCGAGCATCGACGAGATAAACGCCGTCCGAAAGCACCTCTCGCGAGTGAAAGGCGGGCGACTGGCGGCGACCGCAGCACCGGCCACGGTCGTCACGCTCGCCTTCAGCGACGTGGTTGGTGACGACTGCTCGGTCATCGGTAGCGGACCGACAGCCCCCGACGAGTCAACGTACGCGGACGCACTCGACGTCCTCGACCGCTACGATCTCGACGTTCCCGGCGCCGTCCGGGACTATCTCACTCGCGGTGCGGCGGGAGCGGAGGCGGAGACACCCGGACCGGACGACCCGGTATTCGACCGAGGATCGGTCCACGTGCTCGCGAGCGCACACACCGCACTCACGGCTGCCGCGGAGACCGCCCGCGACCGGGGGTACGAGCCGATGCTACTGTCTGCACGGATTCGTGGTGAGGCGCGAGAGGTGGGCCGGACGCACGCGGCCATCGCTGAGGAACTCGCCGATTCGGGCAACCCGGTCGACCCGCCGGCGGTCGTCATCTCCGGTGGTGAGACGACGGTGACCGTCCGCGGCGACGGCAACGGTGGGCCGAACCTCGAGTGTGCGCTCGCGGCGGCGGTCGAATTCGCTGACGGGCGCTCACCGGTTCAAGGAGCCGACTGTGCGTTCCTCGCGGCCGACACCGACGGCAACGATGGCGGTACCGACCACGCCGGTGCGGTCGTGACACCGGAGACAGTGGCCGACGCGGCGGCGGCCCGTTCGGCGCTCGGGGACAACGACGCACTCGGGGCGTTTACTGGAAGTGACTGGCTGGTGACGACCGACGCGACGGGGACGAACGTCAACGACTTCCGAATCGTGGTCGTCGAAGGGTCTGTCGACTGA